From the Lysobacter sp. FW306-1B-D06B genome, one window contains:
- the coaD gene encoding pantetheine-phosphate adenylyltransferase, protein MTVARNRIAVYPGTFDPITNGHIDLVDRAAPLFERLIIGVAESTAKGPALPLALRVDLARQAVAHHPHVEVRGFDSLLAHFVAEVGGGVLLRGLRAVSDFEYEFQLASMNRHLIPDVETLFLTPAEQYGFISSSLVREISRLGGDVSGFVPPAVATALQAQWQRSTR, encoded by the coding sequence ATGACCGTGGCCCGCAACCGAATCGCCGTCTACCCCGGCACCTTCGATCCGATTACCAACGGCCATATCGATCTGGTCGACCGCGCCGCCCCGTTGTTCGAACGCCTGATCATCGGCGTGGCCGAGAGCACGGCGAAGGGACCGGCGCTGCCGCTGGCGCTGCGCGTGGACCTGGCCCGCCAGGCCGTCGCCCATCACCCGCATGTGGAAGTTCGCGGCTTCGACTCGCTGCTGGCGCATTTCGTGGCCGAAGTCGGCGGCGGCGTGCTGCTGCGCGGCCTGCGCGCGGTGTCGGACTTCGAGTACGAATTCCAGCTGGCGAGCATGAACCGCCACCTGATCCCGGACGTGGAGACGCTGTTTCTCACCCCCGCAGAACAGTACGGCTTCATTTCCTCCTCGCTGGTGCGCGAGATCTCCCGCCTCGGCGGCGATGTCTCCGGCTTCGTGCCGCCAGCGGTCGCGACGGCGTTGC
- the rsmD gene encoding 16S rRNA (guanine(966)-N(2))-methyltransferase RsmD: protein MPDAAGLRPTSDRVRETLFNWLMPMLPGARVLDLFAGSGALGLEALSRGAAGATLVERDPALAAALRETAARLSGGEAASVIQADARGWLDSQPAEGFDLAFVDPPFAAGLWEAVLPGVARVLRPQGWLYVEAPHEAAFAVPPDWRLHREGSTREVRYALYRRTP from the coding sequence GTGCCCGACGCGGCCGGCCTGCGACCGACCTCCGACCGCGTGCGCGAAACCTTGTTCAACTGGCTCATGCCGATGCTCCCCGGCGCGCGCGTGCTGGACCTGTTCGCCGGCAGCGGCGCGCTGGGGCTGGAAGCCCTGTCGCGCGGCGCGGCCGGCGCCACCCTGGTCGAACGCGATCCGGCACTGGCGGCGGCATTGCGCGAGACCGCCGCGCGCCTTTCCGGTGGCGAGGCGGCGTCGGTGATCCAGGCCGATGCGCGGGGCTGGCTGGATTCGCAGCCGGCGGAGGGATTCGACCTGGCCTTCGTCGACCCGCCTTTCGCGGCCGGACTGTGGGAGGCCGTGCTGCCGGGCGTGGCGCGGGTCCTGCGGCCCCAGGGCTGGCTGTACGTGGAGGCCCCGCACGAGGCGGCCTTCGCGGTCCCGCCGGACTGGCGCCTGCACCGCGAAGGCAGCACCCGCGAGGTGCGCTACGCGCTCTACCGCCGGACGCCCTGA
- the ftsY gene encoding signal recognition particle-docking protein FtsY, with protein sequence MSQLNKVSRTRSEVGRRPAASGTLRRVLRQRPPMMRTLPAPEGAAGGRRDALFIGAARGPVLACAHSRAFPHAASMFDFFRRKKPQTPADAAKPGSAQEHYSIEELAAAFPSREADADVPAPVESAPVEAAAVEAVAVEEAVVESTPLAVEPVPAEVIAAALEVEPVAAPDLAAAPLAPSPTVAPAAPGKPGWRERLRGSTFARSFNGLFSRHPRLDDDLLDEIETALITADVGVSATTQLIESLRKRMKAREFADANALLAALRADLLAMLKPVAQPLQIDTEAKPFVLLTVGVNGVGKTTTIGKLAKRFKDENRPLMLAAGDTFRAAAVAQLQAWGDRNGVPVVAQGQNADAASVAFDALQAAKARGTQVLIADTAGRLHTQQGLMAELGKIKRVLQKLDATAPHEVLMVIDGTTGQNALSQLRQFHAAVGVTGLVVTKLDGTAKGGVVFALAREFGIPIRYAGIGERPEDLRVFDAEAFVDALLPESLGA encoded by the coding sequence ATGAGCCAGTTGAACAAGGTTTCGCGCACGCGGTCGGAGGTCGGTCGCAGGCCGGCCGCGTCGGGCACGCTCAGGCGCGTGTTGCGCCAGCGGCCGCCGATGATGCGGACCTTGCCCGCGCCGGAGGGCGCGGCGGGCGGACGTCGGGACGCTTTGTTCATCGGGGCTGCGCGAGGGCCGGTGTTAGCATGTGCGCATTCTCGCGCATTCCCCCACGCCGCCTCGATGTTCGACTTTTTCCGTCGTAAAAAGCCCCAGACCCCGGCCGACGCGGCAAAGCCCGGGAGCGCGCAGGAGCACTACAGCATCGAGGAACTGGCCGCGGCATTTCCGTCGCGCGAAGCCGATGCCGATGTGCCGGCGCCGGTGGAATCCGCCCCCGTCGAAGCCGCTGCGGTCGAGGCCGTCGCTGTCGAGGAGGCCGTCGTCGAAAGCACGCCCCTCGCCGTCGAACCCGTTCCAGCCGAGGTGATCGCCGCCGCGCTGGAGGTCGAGCCCGTCGCCGCGCCCGACCTCGCCGCCGCGCCCCTCGCGCCGTCGCCGACGGTCGCCCCCGCCGCTCCCGGCAAGCCCGGCTGGCGCGAGCGCCTGCGCGGATCCACGTTCGCACGCAGTTTCAACGGCCTGTTCTCGCGCCATCCGCGCCTGGACGACGACCTGCTCGACGAGATCGAAACCGCGCTCATCACCGCCGACGTCGGCGTGAGCGCCACCACGCAGCTGATCGAATCGCTGCGCAAGCGCATGAAGGCGCGCGAGTTCGCCGACGCCAATGCCCTGCTGGCCGCCCTGCGCGCCGATCTGCTGGCGATGCTCAAGCCCGTCGCGCAGCCGCTGCAGATCGACACCGAAGCGAAACCTTTCGTGCTGCTGACCGTGGGCGTCAACGGCGTCGGCAAGACCACGACCATCGGCAAGCTCGCCAAACGCTTCAAGGACGAGAACCGCCCGCTGATGCTCGCCGCCGGCGACACGTTCCGCGCCGCGGCCGTCGCGCAATTGCAGGCCTGGGGCGATCGCAACGGCGTGCCGGTGGTAGCGCAGGGACAGAACGCGGATGCGGCGTCCGTCGCCTTCGACGCATTGCAGGCCGCCAAGGCACGCGGCACGCAGGTCCTGATCGCCGACACCGCCGGCCGCCTTCATACGCAGCAGGGCCTGATGGCGGAGCTGGGCAAGATCAAGCGCGTGCTGCAGAAACTGGACGCCACCGCGCCGCATGAAGTGCTGATGGTGATCGACGGCACCACCGGCCAGAACGCGCTCTCGCAGCTGCGCCAGTTCCATGCGGCGGTCGGCGTGACCGGGCTGGTGGTGACCAAGCTCGACGGCACCGCGAAGGGCGGCGTCGTGTTCGCACTGGCGCGCGAGTTCGGCATTCCGATCCGCTACGCCGGCATCGGCGAGCGACCGGAGGACCTGCGCGTGTTCGACGCCGAGGCCTTCGTCGACGCGCTGCTTCCCGAATCCCTCGGCGCCTGA
- the mutY gene encoding A/G-specific adenine glycosylase — MTKPGTTRDFPARLLAWFDVSGRHDLPWQHPRTPYRVWLSEIMLQQTQVKTAAPYFERFVAALPTLRDLAQAPLDDVLALWSGLGYYARARNLHAAAKQCIELHGGDLPRDLDALTALPGVGRSTAAAIASQAWNDRHAILDGNVKRVMSRYHGIDGYPGLPAIEKKLWALVDTHVASPQLPDTRLADYTQAQMDLGATLCTRADPACVLCPLQDDCIARREGRTAELPTPKPGKTPPQKYAHVLWAEDAQGRILMQRRPPTGIWASLWTLPQADDATAARGWFDEHLRGDYDSAHALPPIDHAFSHYKLQLHAVRMRAEPGDRIGDNDALRWVAREELSSLGIPAPIRKLLTNQDA, encoded by the coding sequence ATGACGAAACCCGGCACGACACGCGACTTCCCTGCACGCCTGCTCGCGTGGTTCGACGTGAGTGGCCGTCACGACCTGCCCTGGCAGCATCCGCGCACGCCGTACCGCGTGTGGCTGTCGGAAATCATGCTGCAACAGACGCAGGTGAAGACGGCCGCGCCGTATTTCGAACGCTTCGTCGCCGCATTGCCGACCTTGCGCGATCTTGCACAGGCGCCGTTGGACGACGTGCTCGCGCTGTGGTCGGGTCTGGGCTACTACGCCCGCGCACGCAACCTGCACGCGGCCGCCAAGCAGTGCATCGAACTTCACGGTGGCGATCTTCCGCGCGACCTGGACGCGCTGACCGCATTGCCGGGCGTCGGCCGCAGCACGGCGGCGGCCATCGCATCGCAGGCGTGGAACGATCGGCACGCGATCCTCGACGGTAACGTTAAACGCGTGATGAGCCGTTATCACGGCATCGACGGCTACCCCGGTCTTCCGGCCATCGAGAAGAAGCTGTGGGCGCTGGTCGATACGCACGTCGCCAGTCCGCAGCTTCCCGATACGCGCCTGGCCGACTACACGCAGGCGCAGATGGACCTGGGCGCGACGCTGTGCACGCGCGCCGACCCCGCCTGCGTGCTATGCCCGCTGCAGGACGACTGCATCGCGCGCCGCGAAGGTCGCACGGCGGAATTGCCCACGCCCAAGCCGGGCAAGACACCGCCGCAGAAATACGCGCACGTGCTGTGGGCCGAAGACGCGCAGGGCCGCATCCTGATGCAACGCCGTCCACCGACCGGCATCTGGGCATCGCTGTGGACGCTGCCGCAGGCCGACGACGCGACGGCCGCGCGCGGCTGGTTCGACGAGCACCTGCGCGGCGACTACGACAGCGCACACGCATTGCCACCGATCGACCACGCCTTCAGCCATTACAAACTGCAGCTGCATGCCGTGCGCATGCGCGCCGAACCGGGCGACCGGATCGGCGACAATGACGCGCTGCGCTGGGTCGCCCGCGAGGAACTATCCTCGCTCGGCATTCCCGCGCCGATCCGCAAGCTGCTCACGAACCAGGACGCCTGA
- a CDS encoding oxidative damage protection protein, whose amino-acid sequence MPRTVYCEYEKRETEGLDFVPWPGELGKRVFAYIGKAAWTAWLAHQTMLINENRLSPMNPQHRAFLETEMVKFLFGGDAAKPAGYVPPENET is encoded by the coding sequence ATGCCCCGCACCGTCTATTGCGAATACGAGAAGCGCGAGACCGAAGGACTCGACTTCGTGCCCTGGCCGGGCGAACTGGGCAAGCGCGTCTTCGCGTACATCGGCAAGGCGGCGTGGACCGCGTGGCTGGCGCACCAGACGATGCTGATCAACGAGAACCGTCTCTCGCCGATGAACCCGCAGCACCGCGCCTTCCTCGAAACCGAGATGGTGAAGTTCCTCTTCGGCGGCGACGCAGCCAAGCCCGCGGGCTACGTGCCGCCGGAAAACGAAACCTAG
- a CDS encoding DUF6491 family protein, translated as MKALVFSVLSIFAFSACASDPRTTDAERLALYRANAGAPVGNFQYFGRLDGWTPLGNTALAIWTRPSTVYLLELGGTCQDLDFANAITVTNQMGRVYARFDKVIVLGRGTNQMPCWIQEIRPIDVKALRAAEQEKREAQTAEREKAT; from the coding sequence ATGAAAGCCCTTGTTTTCTCGGTTCTTTCGATCTTCGCCTTCAGCGCCTGCGCGAGCGACCCGCGCACTACCGATGCCGAACGCCTGGCGCTCTATCGCGCCAATGCCGGAGCGCCGGTCGGCAACTTCCAGTACTTCGGCCGCCTCGACGGCTGGACGCCGCTGGGCAACACCGCACTGGCGATCTGGACGCGACCCAGCACCGTTTACCTGCTGGAACTGGGCGGTACCTGCCAGGACCTGGACTTCGCCAACGCCATCACCGTGACCAATCAGATGGGCCGCGTGTACGCACGCTTCGACAAGGTGATCGTGCTGGGGCGGGGCACCAACCAGATGCCGTGCTGGATCCAGGAAATCCGCCCCATCGACGTCAAGGCGCTCAGGGCCGCCGAGCAGGAAAAGCGCGAGGCCCAGACCGCCGAGCGCGAGAAGGCGACCTAG
- a CDS encoding glycine zipper 2TM domain-containing protein, with amino-acid sequence MKAKFGTFGLCVALSLLMVPDLMAQTVGSSEVGTARSVEWGKVRRVLAVTIQNDSRGVGTATGAALGGIAGSTIGGGRRANTAGAVAGAVAGGAVGNRASRGGRSGIEVTVELESGRTIAVTQEGSVNEFRVGDRVQVASDGRTTRVSR; translated from the coding sequence ATGAAAGCGAAGTTCGGTACTTTCGGGCTGTGCGTGGCGTTGTCTCTTCTGATGGTTCCCGACTTGATGGCGCAGACCGTGGGCAGCAGCGAGGTCGGGACAGCCCGCTCAGTGGAGTGGGGCAAGGTCCGGCGCGTGCTGGCAGTGACCATCCAGAACGACTCGCGCGGTGTAGGAACCGCCACCGGTGCCGCCCTGGGCGGCATCGCCGGGAGCACGATCGGCGGCGGACGCCGGGCGAACACGGCCGGTGCAGTGGCCGGCGCAGTTGCAGGTGGCGCGGTTGGAAACCGCGCGAGCCGCGGAGGCAGATCCGGCATCGAAGTGACCGTCGAACTGGAGTCGGGCCGCACCATCGCGGTCACGCAGGAAGGAAGCGTCAATGAGTTCCGCGTGGGTGACCGCGTCCAGGTCGCATCCGACGGCAGGACGACACGCGTCAGTCGCTGA
- a CDS encoding epoxide hydrolase family protein, with protein sequence MRKVTHPDLLTRRRLCGAAAATIAAAPLGLLSCSDGNKAMNEVAEKKPAAASASAEIRPLEFKATQADLADLKRRIEATRWPERETVNDSTQGVQLAVMKKLADHWAKNYDWRKTEARINSVPNFITNIDGLDIHFMHAKSKHENALALLVAHGWPGSFVEQMKLIGPLTDPTAHGGTEADAFHLIIPSMPGYGFSGKPTATGWNPPRIADAYNELMKRLGYTKWGAQGGDWGAIVVDLMALKKPPGLVGIHTNMAGVVPPEIDQAMFHGQAIPEGLSEEERHCCEQLLFTYKHIGYAIMMGDRPQTLTGLSDSPVGLAAFMLDHDPKSYDMIARSVNGTPEGLTPDDVLDNITLFWLTNTPISAAQLYWENKTPYFAVKGVTIPVAVSAFPDELYTAPKSWSEKAYPKLVYYNRPAKGGHYAAWEQPALLSKDVREGFKTLRG encoded by the coding sequence ATGCGGAAGGTGACTCACCCTGACCTTTTGACCAGACGCAGGCTCTGCGGAGCTGCGGCCGCGACGATCGCTGCCGCACCGCTCGGACTGCTCAGTTGCTCAGACGGGAACAAAGCCATGAACGAAGTCGCAGAGAAGAAGCCGGCAGCGGCCAGCGCGTCCGCCGAGATCCGGCCGCTCGAATTCAAAGCTACGCAGGCCGACCTGGCGGACCTGAAACGTCGCATCGAGGCCACCCGTTGGCCCGAGCGCGAAACGGTGAACGACTCCACTCAGGGCGTCCAGTTGGCCGTGATGAAGAAGCTCGCCGACCATTGGGCGAAGAACTACGACTGGCGCAAGACGGAAGCCCGGATCAACTCCGTTCCCAACTTCATCACCAACATCGACGGGCTGGACATCCATTTCATGCATGCCAAGTCCAAGCATGAGAACGCGCTTGCGTTGCTGGTGGCGCACGGATGGCCGGGATCCTTCGTCGAGCAGATGAAGCTGATCGGCCCGCTCACCGATCCCACTGCGCACGGCGGCACCGAGGCCGACGCATTCCATCTGATCATTCCTTCGATGCCGGGCTACGGCTTCTCCGGAAAGCCCACGGCGACCGGCTGGAATCCACCGCGCATCGCCGACGCATACAACGAACTCATGAAGCGTCTCGGCTATACGAAGTGGGGAGCGCAGGGCGGCGACTGGGGCGCGATCGTCGTGGACCTGATGGCGCTCAAGAAGCCGCCCGGCCTCGTCGGCATCCACACCAACATGGCCGGCGTGGTTCCACCCGAGATTGACCAGGCGATGTTCCATGGCCAAGCCATTCCGGAAGGCCTGTCGGAAGAAGAACGCCACTGCTGCGAGCAACTCCTCTTCACCTACAAGCACATCGGCTACGCGATCATGATGGGCGACAGGCCCCAGACATTGACGGGGCTTTCGGATTCGCCGGTGGGGCTGGCGGCTTTCATGCTCGATCACGATCCCAAGAGCTACGACATGATCGCGCGCTCGGTGAACGGAACTCCCGAAGGACTGACGCCGGATGACGTGCTCGACAACATCACCCTGTTCTGGCTGACCAATACGCCGATCTCCGCGGCGCAGCTTTACTGGGAGAACAAGACGCCCTACTTCGCAGTCAAGGGCGTCACGATCCCGGTCGCGGTCAGCGCATTTCCCGACGAACTCTATACCGCTCCGAAGAGCTGGTCCGAGAAGGCGTATCCCAAGCTCGTGTACTACAACCGCCCCGCGAAGGGCGGGCACTATGCGGCGTGGGAACAGCCCGCGCTGCTTTCCAAGGACGTGCGCGAAGGGTTCAAGACGCTGCGTGGATGA
- a CDS encoding DUF2950 domain-containing protein, which yields MIRPIRLPLLVCLAALAWPAQAQQSFPTPDAAAQALVAALGTSKADEAKLSAVLGPDWKTYIPVGSVDREDVDAFLKRYRQRHSFQSPSPTRAILAVGPEAWTLPVPLEKGTSGWAFNLKAGEPEIRARRIGRNELDTVQAMLAYHDAQMDYASVDRNGDGVLEYARKFVSTDGKHDGLYWDDKNDEESPLGPLFGDDTPQGEWHGYHFRILEAQGPSAPRGAYSYLLGDHMSRGFALVAWPARYGDSGVMSFIISHDGQVFEQDLGPEGGGIAKAMTKFDPDSGWKEIDSATIASAAPPSTP from the coding sequence ATGATCCGTCCGATCCGTCTCCCGCTGCTGGTGTGCCTGGCGGCGCTTGCATGGCCGGCGCAGGCCCAGCAGTCGTTCCCGACGCCGGATGCCGCCGCGCAGGCGCTGGTTGCCGCGCTTGGCACGAGCAAGGCCGACGAGGCGAAGCTGTCCGCCGTGCTCGGCCCGGATTGGAAAACCTATATCCCGGTCGGCAGCGTGGATCGTGAGGACGTCGACGCCTTCCTCAAGCGTTATCGCCAGCGCCATTCCTTCCAGTCGCCATCGCCGACGCGGGCGATCCTCGCCGTGGGCCCGGAAGCGTGGACGCTGCCGGTTCCCTTGGAGAAGGGCACGAGCGGCTGGGCATTCAACCTGAAGGCCGGTGAGCCGGAAATCCGCGCGCGACGCATCGGCCGCAATGAGCTGGACACGGTGCAGGCGATGCTCGCCTATCACGATGCACAGATGGACTACGCCTCGGTGGATCGCAACGGTGATGGCGTGCTCGAGTACGCGCGCAAGTTCGTCAGCACCGACGGAAAGCACGACGGGCTGTACTGGGACGACAAGAACGACGAAGAGAGTCCGCTGGGCCCGCTGTTCGGCGACGACACGCCGCAGGGCGAGTGGCATGGTTACCACTTCCGCATCCTCGAGGCGCAGGGGCCGTCGGCGCCACGCGGGGCCTACAGCTATCTCCTCGGCGACCACATGAGCCGCGGCTTCGCGCTGGTCGCATGGCCCGCGCGCTACGGCGACAGCGGCGTCATGAGCTTCATCATCAGCCACGACGGGCAGGTGTTCGAGCAGGACCTCGGCCCGGAAGGCGGCGGCATCGCGAAGGCGATGACGAAATTCGATCCGGACAGCGGCTGGAAGGAAATCGACAGCGCGACCATTGCTTCGGCCGCGCCGCCGAGCACGCCCTAA
- a CDS encoding DUF3300 domain-containing protein, with protein sequence MRIRASALLAMALLTGSAIATGQANAQGTSPPASASDAGAQAFSREELDQMMAPVALYPDSLLAQVLMASTYPGDVADAVAWSKAHKDAKGEEAVKQVANQPWDPSVQSLVAFPQLLAVLGQDPSWVQRMGDAFLAQPDAVMESVQRLRRQAEAAGNLKSTEQQKVTTQPAPSGTTGAAQQTIVIEPANPEVVYVPSYNPSVVYGSWAYPSYPPYYYPPPAYYYPGAALFSFGVGVAIGGALWGDLDWGHSDIDIDVDRYNNINSNRQINRNENTWRHDAANRDGVPYRDRASREQFGRQLDGAGQRDGYRGRDQARTADRDRARQSLEQRGFEAPAASNREARERAGQASREFERQPGSRQQAGTRDTRAGSPSVSNNQARQGARERNAGAHQGNNAFAGARDPGQSRATSNRGHGSYSASQRPSSSRGGGSRPVSRPARPPSRGGGRRR encoded by the coding sequence ATGCGTATCCGCGCATCCGCGCTGCTGGCGATGGCGCTGCTGACCGGCAGCGCCATCGCGACGGGCCAGGCCAACGCGCAGGGCACGTCGCCGCCGGCGTCCGCAAGCGACGCGGGCGCCCAGGCGTTCAGCCGTGAAGAACTCGACCAGATGATGGCGCCGGTGGCGCTGTATCCGGACTCGCTGCTCGCGCAGGTGTTGATGGCGTCGACCTATCCGGGCGATGTCGCCGATGCGGTGGCATGGTCGAAGGCGCACAAGGATGCCAAGGGCGAGGAGGCGGTGAAGCAGGTTGCGAACCAGCCCTGGGATCCGAGCGTGCAATCGCTCGTCGCGTTCCCGCAGCTGCTTGCCGTGCTGGGGCAGGATCCGTCGTGGGTGCAGCGAATGGGCGACGCGTTCCTTGCGCAACCCGATGCGGTGATGGAATCCGTGCAGCGACTGCGCAGGCAGGCCGAAGCGGCAGGCAACCTCAAGTCGACCGAGCAGCAGAAGGTCACAACGCAGCCCGCGCCATCGGGAACGACGGGCGCGGCGCAGCAGACCATCGTCATCGAACCGGCGAACCCGGAGGTCGTCTACGTCCCCAGCTACAACCCCAGCGTGGTCTACGGGAGCTGGGCGTATCCGTCGTATCCGCCGTACTACTACCCGCCGCCGGCGTACTACTACCCCGGCGCGGCGCTCTTCAGCTTCGGCGTGGGCGTGGCCATCGGCGGCGCGCTGTGGGGCGACCTCGACTGGGGCCACAGCGATATCGACATCGACGTGGACCGCTACAACAACATCAACTCCAATCGCCAGATCAATCGCAACGAGAACACATGGCGCCATGACGCCGCCAATCGCGATGGCGTGCCGTATCGCGATCGCGCCAGTCGCGAGCAGTTCGGCCGCCAGCTCGACGGCGCAGGCCAGCGCGATGGCTACCGTGGTCGCGACCAGGCGCGTACCGCGGATCGCGATCGCGCGCGGCAATCGCTGGAGCAGCGCGGCTTCGAGGCGCCCGCGGCGAGCAATCGCGAAGCACGCGAACGCGCGGGACAGGCTTCGCGCGAGTTCGAGCGCCAGCCAGGATCGCGACAGCAGGCCGGAACGCGCGACACGCGCGCAGGATCGCCGTCGGTGTCCAACAACCAGGCCAGGCAGGGCGCCCGTGAACGCAACGCCGGCGCACATCAGGGCAACAACGCCTTCGCGGGCGCGCGCGATCCGGGCCAGTCGCGCGCCACGTCCAATCGCGGGCACGGCAGCTATTCCGCATCGCAGCGTCCTTCGAGTTCGCGCGGCGGCGGCAGTCGTCCCGTTTCGCGTCCCGCACGACCGCCATCGCGCGGCGGCGGTCGCCGTCGCTGA
- a CDS encoding OmpA family protein, with amino-acid sequence MKRSAARNRDWAKGQWRAEIRGPRFDPPIRTDPRAMHARMAAHTQVRTPRSAIQRPIHIEIIAMNASPKHFALVSVLVLSSLSTAFAADGDKSKIKGLITAVQGSTITVKDQNNVEQTITVAPDTRYKRTKGLTGVIHEKAEQSALIPGLPITADVVAAGSGFNATEISFKSEDMRTAQQVQAGLAPTTARMDDFGTYEALDTVEVLFDSGSASISSKGKSDLDALAAKAKDTKNYQVVLQGFTDSTGNAAANQRLSSRRADAVSNYLQQNAGLAPGRVRAGDGMGVASDAGAGSNASARKVVVKLVVDKGVQAGAK; translated from the coding sequence GTGAAGCGTTCCGCGGCGCGAAACCGGGATTGGGCCAAGGGCCAATGGCGGGCGGAAATCCGCGGGCCTAGATTCGACCCGCCAATCCGGACGGATCCCCGTGCGATGCATGCACGCATGGCCGCGCACACGCAGGTCCGCACGCCACGGTCCGCGATCCAGCGGCCCATCCATATCGAGATCATCGCCATGAACGCATCGCCGAAGCATTTCGCGCTTGTCAGCGTATTGGTCTTGTCGAGTCTGTCGACGGCGTTCGCGGCCGATGGTGACAAGAGCAAGATCAAGGGCCTCATTACCGCTGTGCAGGGCAGCACGATCACCGTCAAGGACCAGAACAACGTCGAGCAGACGATCACCGTCGCGCCGGACACGCGCTACAAGCGGACCAAGGGCCTGACCGGTGTCATTCACGAGAAGGCCGAGCAGAGCGCGCTGATCCCCGGGCTTCCGATCACCGCCGACGTCGTGGCCGCAGGCAGCGGATTCAACGCGACCGAGATTTCGTTCAAGTCCGAAGACATGCGCACCGCGCAGCAGGTCCAGGCCGGCCTTGCGCCGACGACGGCGCGCATGGACGATTTCGGAACCTATGAGGCACTGGACACGGTGGAAGTGCTGTTCGACTCCGGCAGCGCGTCCATTTCCTCCAAGGGCAAGTCCGACCTCGATGCCCTCGCCGCGAAGGCGAAGGACACGAAGAACTACCAGGTCGTCTTGCAGGGCTTCACCGATTCCACCGGCAATGCCGCGGCGAATCAGCGACTGAGCTCGCGGCGCGCCGATGCGGTGTCCAACTATCTCCAGCAGAACGCAGGGTTGGCGCCCGGACGCGTGCGCGCCGGCGATGGCATGGGCGTGGCGAGCGACGCCGGTGCCGGTAGCAATGCCAGCGCGAGAAAGGTGGTCGTGAAGCTGGTCGTCGACAAGGGCGTGCAGGCCGGCGCCAAGTAA